GATGAGTTCCTCGACAGCCTCGCGGTAGTCGTCGTGCAGATCGGCGAGGTCGACCTCGCCGAGGGTGTCCATGAGGGCGTCGGCCAGGTCCAGTTCCTTGTCGCGGACGGTGACGCTCTCGTCCGGGGCGACCTCGTCGGTGGCGCGGATCTCGTCGGGCCAGAGAAGGCCGTGCATGGCGATGACGTCGTCGACGACGCGCAGCATGCCGAGCCGTTCCCGCCCGCGCAGGGCGTACTTCGCGATGGCGACCTTCTTGCTGCGCTTCAGGGCCTCGCGCAGCAGGGTGTACGGCTTGGCGGCGGGGGCGCCGCTCGCGGAGAGGTAGTACGCCGTGTCCATCTGGAGGGGATCGATCCGGTCGGCCGGTACGAAGGCCACGATCTCGATGGTCTTGGCGGTCGGGATCGGCAGCTGGGCCAGGTCCTCGTCCGTGATCGGGATGATCGTGCCGTCGGACTCCTCGTACCCCTTGCCGATCTCCCCCGTCGTCACCTCGCGGTCCTCCAGCTCGCAGAACTTGCGATAGCGGATACGGCCGCCGTCCTCCAGGTGGATCTGGCGGAAGGAGATCGAATGGCTCTCGGTGGCGTTCACCAGCTTGATCGGGATGCTGACCAGGCCGAAGGAGATGGCGCCGTTCCAGATGGATCGCACGTGCAGCACCCTTCCTGTCGGTCGGCAAACCCATGCTAAGCGGACGTTCCAAACGCCACATCCCGGACTTCTCGGGCGCGATTCCTTTCCGTGTCGCCGCCGGTCTGTATGACCAAACGCTCTCGCCCCGATGGGCGGGGAGCACGACGAACGACGGAAGGAAGACCATGAACACCATCAGCAGCAGTACGGGTGCGGGGGTCGTCCCGGACGAGCGCGACGCCGTAGCGGCCGTGCGCGCCGTCATCGACGGAGTCTTCGCCGCCTGGGCGGACAACGACGCCGACGCGGCCGTCGCCTCCTACGCCCCGGACGCGACCGCCCTGCTCCCCGGCACCTACCTGGAGGGCAAGGAGGCGGTCCGCGCGGCCATGGCGGCCGCTTTCGCCGGGCCGCTCAAGGGGGCCCGGGTGATCCACGACGTACTGAGCGTCCGGTTCTCCGGCACCGGGACGGCGCTCGTCGTCAACAGGGCGGGTCTCGTCCTCGCGGGCGAGACCGAGCCGCGCGACGAGAACCGGGCGCTGGACTCCTGGGTGCTCTCCGAGAAGGACGGGGTCTGGCGGATCAGGGCCTTCCACAACGTCCCGGAGAACGCGGGCTGAGCCTTGGGGCGAGGCCCGCGAGAGGGGGCTTCGCCCCACTTCAGTACGTTTCTCGTGGGACTCTCGTCGTATGACACCGATCACGGAGGTGGAGGGCCGGCGGGTCGCCCTGTCGAACCTGGAGAAGGTCCTCTACCCCGCGACCGGTTTCACCAAGGGCGAGCTGCTGCACTACTACGCCACCACCGCGGATGCGCTGCTGCCGCACCTCCGCGACCGGCCGGTCTCCTTCCTCCGCTACCCCGACGGCCCGGACGGCCAGGTCTTCTTCGCCAAGAACGTGCCGCCGGGGACGCCCGACTGGGTCGTCACCGCCGAGGTCCCGCGCACGGAGGGGCCCGCCCGGATGGTCCTCGTCCAGGATCTCGCCTCGCTCATGTGGGCGGCGAACCTG
Above is a genomic segment from Streptomyces sp. R21 containing:
- a CDS encoding Ku protein translates to MLHVRSIWNGAISFGLVSIPIKLVNATESHSISFRQIHLEDGGRIRYRKFCELEDREVTTGEIGKGYEESDGTIIPITDEDLAQLPIPTAKTIEIVAFVPADRIDPLQMDTAYYLSASGAPAAKPYTLLREALKRSKKVAIAKYALRGRERLGMLRVVDDVIAMHGLLWPDEIRATDEVAPDESVTVRDKELDLADALMDTLGEVDLADLHDDYREAVEELISAKAGGQEEPAAAPTGEKPAGKVLDLMAALEKSVRAAKESRGESTDKDTEAADVTSLQAHRTTPRKAARTAPKEVAGKKSTSTAKKTTAKKTTTRKTATKKAAAKSTSTAKKTTAKKTAAQKTETKKSSAGAKKTTPRKRASA
- a CDS encoding SgcJ/EcaC family oxidoreductase encodes the protein MNTISSSTGAGVVPDERDAVAAVRAVIDGVFAAWADNDADAAVASYAPDATALLPGTYLEGKEAVRAAMAAAFAGPLKGARVIHDVLSVRFSGTGTALVVNRAGLVLAGETEPRDENRALDSWVLSEKDGVWRIRAFHNVPENAG